ACGGTAGGCGGGAACGCCGGTCGAGCGGTCGATGAGGAAGCTCACGTGCGGATGATCGGGCGTTCGATCAGACATGATCCTCCTCTCTTGCTGTAGCCAAATACTATCTAAATATCTAGTGTTATAGTACTATAGCATATAAAGTGGACTGCAGTGACGCGGTAGTGGCGTCGACGCGTATCACCTTGGGAGAACCAAGATCCCGGGGCAAAGCCTCTCGGTCGAGCAGCGTCCACGGGGGACAAGTAGCATCAAGATGGCGTCTTCTTGGTGGTGTAGCTGCGATGAATGGAGCAATCATGGCAAACGGGGAATACGGGGGTAATCAGATGGGTGCCTCGCCCAATGATGTGATGTCGCAGGCGATGATGCCTGGTGTCATGGCTCGTGTTGGAATGGTTCTCTTCAACGGATTTGAGCTCCTCGATGTGGCCGGGCCACTTGAGGTGCTAGGTCAACTTCCGCTACATTTTGTGACGACGCTGCTCGGCCCCACGCCGGGTCCGGTGCCGAGCGCCCAAGGCGTGTCGTTGGTTGCAGATCTTGGCTACACGGTTCAATCGGGTTTCGACATCCTCATGGTGCCTGGCGGTCAGGGCACGCGCGCACTCGTGGATGATCGCGACTTTGTCGATTGGTTGGCTGGCATTGGCGAACGATCGACCATCGTCTCCTCGGTCTGTACGGGTGCAGCCCTGCTGGCTCGAGCGGGGCTCCTCGATGGCACTGCCGCCACCTCCAATAAGCGGGCTTTTGCTTGGGTCAAGCAACAGTCGAGCGCAGTAACCTGGGTTGAGAGCGCGCGATGGGTCGTCGACGGCAACCGGTGGACCTCGTCTGGAGTCTC
The Ferrimicrobium sp. genome window above contains:
- a CDS encoding DJ-1/PfpI family protein; this encodes MANGEYGGNQMGASPNDVMSQAMMPGVMARVGMVLFNGFELLDVAGPLEVLGQLPLHFVTTLLGPTPGPVPSAQGVSLVADLGYTVQSGFDILMVPGGQGTRALVDDRDFVDWLAGIGERSTIVSSVCTGAALLARAGLLDGTAATSNKRAFAWVKQQSSAVTWVESARWVVDGNRWTSSGVSAGIDMTLALVAHLLDRAAARDVARQIEHTWMEDPRFDPFSQAPDDSAGEIVTVFRSRLKEDPAGYAKLADQLESLAHRQEGFRDFKTFASDDGERCSIAVFADVHAQRHWAAHPLHRQAQRRASADFYTEFSVTVAQVLSTMTMSPDALSPDKSDSGC